A single window of Vigna radiata var. radiata cultivar VC1973A chromosome 4, Vradiata_ver6, whole genome shotgun sequence DNA harbors:
- the LOC106758693 gene encoding uncharacterized protein At3g28850: MGCASSKQKRCRRCNAPYSPAPRSYSMHVHHPPQEQGDSYHVVALTSTTLGTLKLNSPAPTHSFAGNCDHDFRLSNGKVGNAESFRFDSESFVHRPEAKEKSEELEKEKRKEFSMGLIEAKTWSSMIEQKLPKVFPKTPIRTPPGEPETINTWELMEGLEDTTPFRSPSHFRSFTFDVNGDDVGDVDPPKMSVVASPKPMWLLMTEEESKLTPAISDFDPEMISSFRKSFQQLSPDSPFHLRPAPGDEDVHGTTKWSLFEENKTKGDDVFLDDLKVDDPCGKDKVVLYFTSLRGVRKTYEDCCQVKLILKGLGVRVDERDVSMHSGFKEELRELLGEGYGGLGLPRVFVGKNHIGGVEEIQRLHEDGKLEKLLGYCEKNIEDSVGCDGGGVCEACGDIRFVPCETCSGSCKIYYEGDENEEKYVDGEVGEYGFQRCPDCNENGLIRCPICCC, encoded by the coding sequence ATGGGTTGTGCGAGTTCAAAGCAAAAGCGATGTCGGCGTTGCAATGCTCCTTATTCTCCTGCTCCCAGAAGCTACTCAATGCATGTTCACCATCCACCTCAGGAACAAGGTGATAGCTATCATGTTGTGGCACTCACTTCCACGACACTGGGCACTCTAAAACTCAATTCTCCTGCTCCAACTCACAGTTTCGCTGGGAATTGTGACCACGATTTCAGGCTTTCCAATGGTAAGGTTGGTAATGCCGAAAGTTTCAGGTTTGATAGTGAAAGCTTTGTCCATAGGCCGGAGGCGAAAGAGAAGAGTGAGGAAttggagaaagagaaaagaaaagagttcTCAATGGGGTTGATTGAGGCCAAGACTTGGTCTAGCATGATTGAACAGAAGTTGCCGAAAGTTTTTCCCAAGACCCCAATTAGAACACCACCCGGTGAGCCTGAGACAATCAACACATGGGAACTCATGGAAGGCCTTGAAGACACCACCCCTTTCCGTTCTCCGAGTCACTTCCGGAGCTTCACCTTTGATGTCAATGGTGATGACGTTGGTGATGTTGATCCACCCAAAATGAGTGTTGTCGCTTCTCCAAAACCCATGTGGCTTCTGATGACTGAGGAGGAATCAAAACTCACTCCTGCAATCTCAGACTTTGACCCTGAAATGATTTCTTCCTTCAGAAAGTCCTTCCAACAACTCTCTCCAGATAGTCCTTTCCACCTTCGACCGGCACCGGGTGATGAAGATGTTCATGGGACTACAAAGTGGTCCCTATTTgaggaaaataaaacaaaaggtgATGATGTTTTTCTGGATGATTTGAAGGTTGATGATCCATGTGGGAAAGATAAGGTGGTGTTGTATTTCACTAGCTTACGCGGCGTGCGAAAGACATATGAGGATTGTTGCCAAGTGAAATTGATTCTGAAGGGATTAGGAGTGAGGGTGGATGAGAGGGATGTGTCTATGCACTCAGGGTTCAAGGAGGAGCTTAGAGAGTTACTGGGTGAAGGGTATGGTGGTTTAGGATTGCCAAGGGTGTTTGTTGGGAAGAATCACATTGGTGGAGTTGAGGAAATTCAGAGGCTTCATGAGGATGGGAAGCTTGAGAAGCTTTTGGGTTATTGTGAGAAGAATATTGAGGACAGTGTTGGATGTGATGGAGGGGGAGTGTGTGAGGCTTGTGGGGATATAAGGTTTGTTCCCTGTGAAACCTGTTCTGGAAGTTGTAAAATTTACTATGAAGGTGATGAAAACGAAGAAAAGTATGTTGATGGTGAGGTGGGGGAGTATGGATTCCAGCGTTGCCCTGATTGCAATGAAAATGGACTAATTCGTTGCCCCATTTGTTGCTGTTAG
- the LOC106758061 gene encoding binding partner of ACD11 1, whose translation MYTDGYTALVTNLSPRATENDVHNFFAYCGLIEHVEIIRSDENASTAYVTYRDAYALETALLLNGSMILDQCIFISRYEAYVNDYDNWDRHVSKPEDSITISQDDRMDKFVSSPGEALTLAQVVVKTMVAKGYVLGKDAFVMAKAFDESHNVSSTASSKVAELSNKIGLTDSINSGIETFKSVDEKYHVTDFTKSAATVTGTTAIVVASVTGKAAVAAGNAIANSRYFAKGALWVSDMLTRAAKAAADLGQNEKK comes from the exons ATGTATACCGACGGTTATACTGCTCTAGTTACAAACTTATCTCCAAGAGCAACAGAGAACGATGTACACAATTTTTTTGCTTATTGTGGTCTAATTGAGCATGTTGAAATAATAAG ATCTGATGAAAATGCATCTACTGCATATGTGACTTATCGGGAtgcctatgcacttgaaactgCACTATTGCTAAAT GGATCAATGATATTGGACCAATGTATATTCATTTCACGCTATGAAGCTTACGTAAATGACTATGATAATTGGGATAGACATGTATCAAAGCCTGAAGACAGTATTACAATCTCACAA GATGATCGCATGGATAAGTTTGTTTCTTCCCCTGGAGAAGCACTAACTCTGGCTCAGGTGGTTGTCAAAACAATGGTGGCTAAGGGCTATGTGTTAGGAAAAGATGCATTTGTCATGGCAAAAGCTTTTGATGAATCTCATAATGTGTCGTCTACAGCTTCATCAAAGGTTGCTGAACTCAGCAATAAAATTGGCTTGACTGATTCCATTAATTCAGGCATTGAAACTTTTAAATCTGTGGATGAGAAGTATCATGTCACAGACTTCACCAAATCAGCTGCAACAGTCACAGGGACAACAGCTATAGTTGTTGCATCAGTTACCGGTAAAGCTGCTGTGGCAGCTGGAAATGCTATAGCCAACAGTAGGTACTTTGCCAAAGGTGCTCTTTGGGTTTCAGATATGTTGACACGTGCAGCCAAAGCAGCTGCTGATTTGGGTCagaatgaaaagaaatga